From the Priestia aryabhattai genome, one window contains:
- a CDS encoding RQC-minor-2 family DNA-binding protein gives MTLPENLPVDFTAYNHLTFLPLGRKNKSIRSVGSKHTKGLLGRLNDYFERAMNELSQEDITLFQTFLYGSHRGGFPVAIDKNEDVYPYFWKPTSFLWKEYNKNRGIPIHHDEFYSQDFTVLTKNELGNYLGSIMKVYMFCARIHDSPKEEWIQHINKCFFKHPLISLYHRNADVIEAIEQAKKSPLLFIMKNPEQIAFWRNRIEIIMRPFRSLSSTAFERGFSDTEDAVLTVYGENEIIRLTSENRGLAVTYNVTGYAFSLDDEYNVVLAAKRLATTQRQFEEIIDENEEVIQKLLVFLKWKSLLDHHEVHIKEIQDKLCNLTTYQLNQRQFLQEKYPFLSFIQNVLQVKTPNANLEVGSIQWFSQWDFPDVTLLQETDKFTCYMGPSKIEKKLTEISAKIENELHQQRQNLLSTPLKIGQITFDSNQMLRLLTLIDTLKDTETQQSYVQILEGVSTNSIRQKKLDKVSAFGLLNSVKRKRIVTYLQELQNYQLLKKEKKGFSLTPKGEAIRHLFEEESRRI, from the coding sequence ATGACTTTACCAGAGAATTTGCCTGTTGATTTTACAGCTTACAACCATTTAACATTCCTTCCGCTCGGGCGTAAGAATAAATCGATTCGTTCCGTGGGAAGTAAACATACTAAAGGGTTACTTGGACGTTTAAATGACTACTTTGAGCGAGCAATGAATGAGTTATCTCAAGAAGATATAACTCTTTTTCAAACGTTCTTATATGGAAGTCATAGGGGCGGTTTTCCCGTCGCAATTGATAAAAATGAAGACGTTTATCCTTACTTTTGGAAACCAACTTCATTTCTATGGAAAGAATATAATAAGAATCGCGGCATTCCTATTCATCATGATGAGTTTTATTCTCAAGATTTTACGGTTTTGACTAAAAATGAGTTGGGAAATTATCTCGGAAGCATTATGAAAGTTTACATGTTTTGCGCTAGAATACATGATTCTCCAAAAGAAGAATGGATTCAACATATTAATAAGTGTTTCTTCAAACATCCGCTCATTTCCCTTTATCATCGAAATGCAGATGTGATTGAAGCAATTGAACAAGCAAAAAAATCACCTTTGCTTTTTATTATGAAAAACCCTGAGCAAATTGCTTTTTGGCGCAATCGGATTGAAATCATTATGAGACCTTTTCGCTCTCTTTCTTCCACCGCCTTCGAGAGAGGATTTTCAGATACGGAAGATGCGGTATTAACTGTTTACGGAGAAAACGAGATCATTCGCTTAACTTCAGAAAACAGAGGACTCGCCGTAACATATAACGTTACAGGATATGCCTTTTCACTCGATGATGAGTATAATGTAGTGCTAGCAGCCAAGCGCTTAGCTACAACTCAGCGACAGTTCGAAGAGATTATAGATGAAAATGAAGAAGTGATTCAAAAACTGCTTGTCTTTTTAAAATGGAAAAGTCTTTTAGATCATCATGAAGTGCACATCAAAGAAATCCAAGATAAATTGTGCAACCTAACCACTTATCAACTTAATCAAAGACAATTTTTACAGGAAAAATACCCCTTTCTTTCGTTCATTCAAAACGTATTACAAGTAAAAACACCGAATGCAAATCTTGAAGTTGGTTCCATTCAATGGTTTTCGCAATGGGATTTTCCAGACGTCACCCTGCTGCAGGAAACAGACAAATTTACATGTTATATGGGTCCAAGCAAAATAGAAAAGAAACTGACAGAAATAAGCGCTAAGATAGAAAATGAACTTCATCAACAGCGTCAGAACCTGCTTTCGACTCCGCTAAAAATCGGTCAAATAACTTTTGATTCAAACCAAATGTTACGGTTATTAACGCTTATAGATACCTTAAAAGACACGGAAACTCAGCAAAGTTACGTACAAATTTTAGAAGGCGTTTCGACTAACAGTATTCGTCAAAAAAAGCTCGATAAAGTATCTGCATTTGGATTATTGAATTCCGTAAAGCGCAAGCGCATCGTAACCTATTTACAAGAATTACAAAACTATCAGCTGCTAAAAAAAGAGAAAAAAGGATTCAGCCTCACTCCAAAAGGCGAAGCCATCCGGCATCTATTTGAAGAAGAATCACGGAGAATATGA
- a CDS encoding APC family permease: MENKGPFKKTISLLDLTLIGLGAIFGSAWLFAVSNVATQAGPAGSFSWVIGGVIILLIGLVYAELGAALPRTGGIIRYPVYSHGHLVGYMISFITIVAYTSLIAIEVTAVRQYVAYWFPGLTKSGSDSPTISGWILQFVLLCLFFLLNYWSVKAFAKSNIIISIFKYFVPLTVIVTLAFYFKSGNFTMGEFAPGGFDGIQTAIATGGVMFAYLGLHPIVSVAGEVKNPQRNIPIALVICIILAALIYTALQVLFIGAIPSDMITGGWSGIQDKFSLPFKDIAVVLGLGWLATLVILDAILSPGGNGNIFMNTTSRLIYAWSRNGTLFKTFAHVDKKTGIPRSSLWLSLGLSIFWTLPFPSWNALVNVCSVALILSYAIAPISSAAFMVNAKDLEKPFKLRGMSIIGPLSFIFASFIVYWSGWKTISWLLTSQLVMFVIYLIFAKYVPTKEVSLRQQIKSTWWLVAYYIIMLFISYIGSFGGGKGLIDTPVDLIIIAVVSIGIYYWAKYTGLPKALIDYDHHSEQEEKAPV, encoded by the coding sequence ATGGAGAATAAAGGGCCGTTTAAAAAGACGATATCCCTATTAGATTTAACATTGATTGGATTAGGGGCTATTTTTGGCTCCGCTTGGCTGTTTGCCGTTAGTAACGTCGCTACACAAGCAGGTCCTGCAGGAAGTTTTTCTTGGGTTATTGGTGGAGTTATTATTTTATTAATAGGCCTTGTATACGCTGAGTTAGGGGCTGCCTTGCCTCGTACAGGAGGAATTATTCGATATCCTGTTTATTCACACGGTCATCTTGTAGGCTATATGATTTCGTTTATTACTATTGTAGCTTACACTAGTTTAATCGCTATCGAAGTAACAGCAGTGAGACAGTATGTGGCCTACTGGTTTCCAGGTTTAACAAAATCCGGATCTGATTCACCGACAATATCTGGATGGATTTTACAATTTGTTTTGCTTTGCTTATTCTTTTTACTCAATTACTGGAGTGTAAAAGCATTTGCGAAATCGAATATTATCATTTCTATTTTTAAATATTTTGTACCGCTTACGGTAATTGTAACGCTGGCATTTTATTTTAAGTCAGGAAACTTTACGATGGGAGAGTTTGCTCCCGGGGGATTTGATGGTATCCAGACCGCCATTGCCACAGGTGGGGTTATGTTTGCTTACTTAGGCCTTCATCCGATTGTATCGGTAGCTGGAGAGGTGAAAAATCCTCAGCGTAATATTCCAATTGCTCTTGTGATTTGTATCATTCTAGCAGCACTTATTTATACCGCTCTACAAGTCTTATTTATCGGGGCCATTCCATCTGATATGATTACGGGCGGTTGGTCCGGCATTCAAGATAAATTTTCACTGCCATTTAAAGACATCGCTGTTGTTCTGGGTCTTGGCTGGCTAGCAACGCTTGTTATTTTAGACGCGATTTTATCACCAGGTGGTAACGGTAATATTTTTATGAATACAACATCTAGACTTATCTATGCTTGGTCGCGTAACGGTACGTTATTTAAAACGTTTGCTCATGTGGATAAAAAAACAGGGATTCCACGATCATCTCTATGGCTTTCGTTAGGACTTTCAATTTTTTGGACACTGCCATTTCCTTCGTGGAATGCACTCGTAAACGTATGCTCTGTTGCGCTTATTCTTTCTTACGCGATTGCACCAATTTCATCAGCGGCATTTATGGTGAACGCAAAAGATTTGGAAAAGCCTTTTAAATTAAGAGGAATGAGTATAATTGGTCCATTATCCTTTATTTTTGCTTCCTTTATTGTATACTGGTCAGGCTGGAAGACTATTTCATGGCTGTTAACTTCTCAATTAGTCATGTTTGTTATTTATTTGATTTTTGCTAAATATGTGCCTACAAAAGAAGTAAGTCTTCGTCAGCAGATTAAGTCAACTTGGTGGTTAGTTGCTTATTATATCATCATGCTCTTTATTTCTTATATCGGTTCGTTCGGCGGAGGGAAGGGTTTGATCGATACGCCTGTAGACTTAATTATCATAGCGGTCGTATCCATTGGGATTTATTATTGGGCTAAATATACCGGTCTTCCAAAAGCGCTTATTGATTACGATCATCATTCTGAACAGGAAGAAAAAGCACCTGTATAA
- a CDS encoding SMI1/KNR4 family protein: protein MIEKIINSLRKRLWENNNVIEVCKNEGEVYRTTCTFFDGVSKKQLNVFEEEMHVALPKDYKQFLQLTNGCNLFIDADKKTTGNLYSLEDVRETTYKSQSLYMTIGSVGEEEIIIDSKKSAHPAYIIVKKRNASFQDAHVLHMNFQKWLDCFIVSQGNCFWHWNELCSKAHSTDKKTTAQ, encoded by the coding sequence ATGATTGAAAAAATAATAAATTCACTTCGAAAGCGGCTGTGGGAAAACAATAATGTTATAGAAGTGTGTAAAAATGAAGGAGAAGTATACAGAACCACTTGTACTTTTTTTGATGGAGTAAGTAAAAAACAACTGAATGTTTTCGAAGAAGAAATGCATGTAGCACTTCCGAAAGACTACAAGCAGTTTTTGCAGCTAACAAATGGGTGTAATTTGTTCATTGATGCTGACAAAAAAACAACAGGGAATCTTTATAGCTTAGAAGATGTAAGAGAAACAACTTATAAAAGTCAGAGTCTCTATATGACAATTGGGTCTGTCGGAGAGGAAGAGATTATCATTGACTCCAAAAAATCAGCGCATCCTGCATATATAATAGTAAAAAAGCGGAATGCATCGTTTCAAGATGCACATGTATTACATATGAATTTTCAGAAATGGCTGGATTGTTTTATAGTGAGTCAAGGAAATTGTTTTTGGCACTGGAATGAGCTTTGTAGCAAAGCTCATTCAACGGATAAAAAGACAACAGCTCAATAA
- a CDS encoding MDR family MFS transporter yields the protein MSRTETKRGPIISSLVIGAFVAILNETLLTIAFNDLMKEFSLEPSSVQWLSTAYMLVIGILVPVTALLCQWFTTRQMFLSAMILFLAGTLICGFAPTFSILLVGRIIQALGTGLLLPVLMNTILAIYPPEKRGGAMGLIGLVIMFAPALGPTLSGIIIDTFTWRWLFFLVVPLVVFSLIFASVYLKNVSELTKPKVDFLSIILSTLGFGGVVYGFSTAGEGEGWGNPVVIYSLIVGLVGLLFFILRQLRLKEPMLDIRAFRYRMFSVAAAMLTIMMMTLFSTLILLPMYLQGALLLTSVAAGLVLLPGGLINGLLSPVAGVLFDKFGPKTLVTPGLVLVILSLGLFSQLSASTSVAYVVTLHVMMLIGISMVMMPAQTTGLNQLPKQLYPHGTAIMNTLQQVSGAIGTALFVSIMSSGKESYLKGVNEPNAALAQVNGLISGLQQAFFIAALVGAIALVLSFFLKRTQAPENSSTGVPIK from the coding sequence ATGAGTCGTACGGAAACAAAACGAGGTCCTATCATTTCATCGCTAGTGATAGGTGCATTTGTAGCTATTTTAAATGAAACGCTTTTGACCATTGCTTTTAACGATTTAATGAAAGAGTTTAGCCTTGAACCATCTAGCGTACAATGGCTGTCAACAGCGTATATGCTTGTGATTGGTATATTGGTGCCTGTCACAGCGCTTCTTTGTCAATGGTTTACCACTAGGCAAATGTTCTTAAGTGCGATGATTTTATTTTTAGCTGGAACGTTGATTTGTGGCTTTGCGCCTACTTTTTCGATACTGCTGGTTGGACGAATTATCCAAGCTTTGGGTACGGGGCTATTGCTTCCAGTTTTAATGAATACCATCCTTGCGATTTATCCTCCCGAAAAGCGAGGAGGAGCCATGGGGCTAATTGGCTTAGTCATTATGTTCGCTCCCGCACTGGGACCTACACTTTCAGGTATTATTATTGATACATTTACGTGGAGATGGCTTTTCTTTTTAGTGGTCCCTCTAGTCGTCTTTTCCCTTATATTTGCCTCTGTTTACTTGAAAAATGTATCGGAGCTCACGAAGCCAAAAGTAGATTTTTTATCTATAATCTTGTCTACCTTAGGCTTTGGAGGAGTCGTTTATGGCTTCAGTACAGCAGGTGAAGGAGAGGGGTGGGGGAATCCTGTTGTTATTTATTCCCTTATTGTTGGACTTGTGGGCCTACTCTTTTTTATTTTGCGCCAGCTGCGTTTGAAAGAACCTATGCTTGATATTCGAGCTTTTCGCTACCGAATGTTTTCAGTAGCTGCTGCTATGCTGACCATTATGATGATGACGCTATTTTCTACGTTAATTTTGCTTCCTATGTATCTCCAGGGAGCGCTGCTTTTAACATCAGTAGCAGCTGGTCTTGTGCTGTTGCCAGGTGGCTTAATTAATGGTTTGTTATCTCCTGTGGCAGGAGTGCTATTTGATAAGTTTGGTCCTAAAACATTAGTCACTCCAGGTCTTGTGCTCGTTATCCTATCTCTTGGACTTTTTAGTCAACTTTCCGCTTCTACGAGTGTAGCTTATGTTGTTACTCTGCACGTGATGATGTTGATTGGTATTTCGATGGTGATGATGCCTGCACAGACCACCGGGTTAAATCAGCTTCCCAAGCAGCTGTACCCACATGGCACAGCAATAATGAATACATTACAACAAGTGTCCGGGGCTATTGGAACTGCGCTATTTGTCAGTATTATGTCTTCAGGAAAAGAGAGTTACTTAAAAGGAGTAAATGAACCAAATGCAGCTTTAGCACAAGTGAATGGACTGATTTCCGGATTGCAGCAAGCATTTTTTATTGCTGCTCTCGTTGGAGCGATTGCCCTCGTCTTATCTTTTTTTCTAAAACGAACTCAAGCTCCAGAAAATTCTTCAACAGGAGTTCCTATCAAGTAA
- a CDS encoding GNAT family N-acetyltransferase, whose amino-acid sequence MKVIKATSSHIPSIARLYVDSWRITYKGLVPAAYLKNLSYKQSAEKWSLFLNEPSHFILLAIDEQGEIAGFSAGKPHLSSAEIYALYVCKEAQNQGIGHLLFSHSVKEFADQQYTSMIIWAMKKNEKATQFYKKLGGKKILNRTSQFGETKVEDEAYGWERLPSI is encoded by the coding sequence ATGAAAGTTATTAAAGCTACTTCCTCTCACATCCCTTCTATTGCCCGTTTATACGTAGACAGCTGGCGCATTACATACAAAGGGTTAGTACCTGCTGCTTATTTAAAAAACTTGTCTTATAAACAAAGTGCAGAAAAATGGTCCCTTTTTCTTAACGAGCCTTCTCATTTTATTTTGCTCGCTATCGATGAACAAGGAGAAATTGCCGGCTTTTCAGCAGGCAAACCTCATTTGTCCAGTGCTGAAATATACGCGCTGTACGTTTGCAAAGAAGCGCAAAACCAAGGAATTGGTCATCTTCTGTTTTCTCATTCAGTAAAGGAATTTGCTGATCAGCAATATACGTCTATGATTATTTGGGCTATGAAGAAAAATGAGAAAGCCACTCAGTTTTATAAGAAATTAGGCGGTAAAAAAATCTTGAATCGTACAAGTCAGTTTGGAGAAACTAAAGTTGAAGACGAAGCATACGGTTGGGAACGTCTTCCTTCTATATAA
- a CDS encoding sensor histidine kinase translates to MSIKLRFILTYISIVFVFIILLFLSGFLIFFSITGDADFVRKLYSHSYEYKLLTPEEENAFLDLKLLSEKKPEQLLRPETVKKYEFENIDIVIQKNTEVVYASESIKGENLRKYLPKHQKSKGNHSYQQDMLRIGKQYFTYINLDFPFSNQEKGSIYVLRKISPYVGIINRIFPFLIFLLLILVIVIIGFLNYLVSRSIIKPIRELKEAAEKIKQGDLHFEISANSKDEIGELTQAFEEMRQKLKSSVELQIQYEDNRKQLLSSISHDLRTPITSIVGYVEGIQDGVANTPDKLSKYLLTISTKAKDMNALIDELFLFSKLDLHEIPFVFKKLNISAFMESYVQELQFEMSEHDIDVLFSNDSLTTLYAKADAEQLRRVLINLTTNSIKFMDKERKRIDIVLSATESELIIEVKDNGAGISPEALAYIFDRFYRAEQSRNSNTGGSGLGLAIAKQIVERHGGDIWALSKLGEGTSIFFSLQKMNENGDTHEEDIIN, encoded by the coding sequence ATGTCAATTAAGCTGCGTTTTATTTTAACGTATATCAGCATTGTGTTTGTCTTTATTATTTTGCTTTTTTTATCGGGCTTTCTCATTTTCTTCTCCATTACTGGAGACGCCGATTTTGTAAGAAAGCTGTACAGTCACTCCTATGAGTATAAATTGTTAACGCCAGAAGAAGAAAATGCATTCTTAGATTTAAAGTTACTGAGTGAAAAAAAACCAGAACAGCTGCTGCGGCCGGAGACGGTTAAAAAATATGAATTTGAAAATATTGATATTGTGATTCAAAAAAACACAGAGGTTGTATATGCTTCAGAATCCATTAAAGGAGAAAACCTTCGTAAATACTTGCCAAAGCATCAAAAAAGTAAAGGAAATCATTCGTACCAGCAGGACATGCTGCGCATAGGCAAGCAGTATTTTACATATATCAACCTTGATTTTCCTTTCTCGAATCAAGAAAAAGGAAGCATTTACGTTTTGCGAAAAATCAGCCCTTATGTAGGCATTATTAATCGAATTTTTCCTTTTTTAATCTTTCTACTATTAATCTTAGTGATTGTTATTATCGGATTTTTAAACTACCTTGTTTCAAGAAGCATTATTAAACCTATTCGTGAATTAAAAGAAGCGGCTGAAAAAATAAAACAAGGTGATCTTCACTTTGAGATTTCTGCTAATTCAAAGGATGAAATAGGCGAATTAACACAAGCTTTTGAAGAAATGAGGCAAAAACTAAAGTCTTCTGTTGAACTGCAGATTCAATATGAAGATAATCGAAAGCAGCTGCTTTCAAGTATTTCACACGATTTACGGACTCCTATTACATCCATTGTAGGATATGTAGAAGGAATTCAAGATGGAGTAGCTAATACGCCGGATAAGCTTTCTAAATATTTGTTAACGATTTCAACAAAAGCAAAAGACATGAACGCGTTAATCGATGAGCTATTTTTATTTTCTAAGTTGGATTTACACGAAATTCCATTTGTATTTAAAAAACTTAATATTTCTGCTTTTATGGAAAGTTATGTGCAAGAGCTTCAGTTTGAAATGAGCGAACACGATATTGATGTTTTGTTCTCCAATGATTCTCTAACCACACTGTATGCAAAGGCAGATGCTGAGCAGCTGCGAAGAGTTTTAATAAATTTAACAACCAACAGTATTAAATTTATGGATAAAGAAAGAAAAAGAATCGATATCGTTCTTTCCGCTACCGAAAGCGAACTCATTATTGAAGTGAAAGATAACGGTGCAGGGATTTCACCGGAAGCATTAGCGTATATTTTTGATCGGTTTTATCGAGCAGAACAGTCCCGGAATAGCAATACTGGAGGAAGTGGACTTGGACTAGCCATTGCAAAACAAATTGTTGAACGCCACGGGGGAGACATCTGGGCACTAAGTAAACTTGGCGAAGGAACAAGTATTTTCTTTTCTTTGCAAAAAATGAATGAAAATGGTGATACACATGAAGAAGATATTATTAATTGA
- a CDS encoding response regulator transcription factor, with protein sequence MKKILLIEDEVSIAELQRDYLEINDFEIDVQYSGDKGLEKALNEHFDLIILDIMLPKVSGFEVCKQIRAAKDIPIILVSAKKEEIDKIRGLGLGADDYITKPFSPGELVARVKAHLARYERLSDKQEKRMIRIHGLAIDTLARRVFVNDKEVFFTAKEFDLLKFIVSHPNQVLSKEHLFEKIWGFDSSGDISTVTVHIRKLREKLEENPADPQYLETVWGAGYRFNI encoded by the coding sequence ATGAAGAAGATATTATTAATTGAAGATGAAGTAAGTATTGCTGAATTGCAAAGAGATTACCTGGAAATTAATGATTTTGAAATAGACGTTCAATATAGTGGTGATAAAGGGTTAGAAAAAGCGTTAAATGAACATTTTGATCTGATTATTTTGGATATTATGCTCCCTAAAGTGAGTGGGTTTGAAGTGTGTAAGCAAATTCGAGCTGCAAAAGATATTCCAATTATTTTAGTATCAGCTAAAAAAGAAGAAATTGATAAAATTAGAGGGCTTGGGCTAGGTGCAGATGATTATATTACCAAGCCATTCAGTCCAGGGGAGCTAGTCGCAAGAGTCAAAGCGCATTTAGCGAGATATGAAAGACTCTCTGATAAGCAAGAAAAGCGCATGATTCGCATTCATGGCTTAGCGATTGATACCCTTGCTAGAAGAGTATTTGTGAATGACAAAGAAGTGTTTTTTACAGCGAAGGAATTCGATTTGCTGAAGTTTATCGTTTCTCATCCAAATCAAGTATTAAGTAAAGAACATCTATTTGAAAAAATTTGGGGATTTGATTCTTCAGGAGACATTTCAACCGTAACGGTTCATATTCGAAAACTCAGAGAAAAGTTAGAAGAAAACCCAGCAGATCCTCAATACCTAGAAACGGTATGGGGAGCAGGGTATCGGTTCAATATTTAA
- a CDS encoding SulP family inorganic anion transporter, whose protein sequence is MLKDNRFQGYSARHLQKDIIAGLVVGVVAIPLAMAFAIASGVRPEYGIYTTIIAGIMVSILGGSKFQIAGPTGAFVPVLLGVVMQYGYENLIIAGFMAGIMITLLGIFKLGKFIKFIPRPVTIGFTAGIAIIIFSGQIANFLGLKGIAKHEEFHLNMIEILRKIATINIYSVIIAAICLAIVITTPKFLPKIPGALLGLLVSTLVAITLFPGKVATIGSTYGAIPSKLPSFSFPDLTWDNIVMLFPAACVIAMLGGIESLLSAVVADNMAKTKHNSNKELVGQGIANIATSLFGGIPATGAIARTATNIKNGAASPLSGVIHGLVVLLVLVMLAPYASNIPLASMAPILMFVAWNMSERKEFAHILKTKSADSFVLVATFLLTVLMDLTTGVGVGLLLAIVMFVKRMSGSLKISKVLADTSEKAHKPEIMEYTMQGSLFFGSAEVIEDSFDNIVEAKPKVLLLRMSQVSFIDTSGEALLSKVVERLKDSHSQVVISGLQHQPKEMLKSTGLYDKIGEKNIFSSEPPVSKIKARHRIATT, encoded by the coding sequence ATGCTAAAAGATAATCGCTTTCAAGGCTATTCAGCACGGCATCTTCAAAAAGACATTATCGCCGGTTTGGTTGTTGGGGTCGTCGCTATTCCTTTAGCAATGGCCTTTGCCATCGCTTCTGGTGTAAGACCTGAATACGGGATTTATACAACCATTATCGCAGGGATTATGGTTTCAATATTAGGTGGATCGAAATTTCAAATTGCAGGTCCAACAGGTGCATTTGTTCCGGTGCTGCTTGGAGTTGTCATGCAATATGGTTATGAGAACCTCATTATTGCCGGCTTTATGGCTGGAATTATGATTACGCTTCTCGGAATATTTAAGCTAGGAAAATTTATAAAGTTTATTCCGCGCCCTGTGACAATTGGATTTACAGCAGGAATTGCGATTATTATTTTCTCAGGTCAGATCGCTAACTTTTTAGGATTAAAAGGAATTGCAAAACATGAGGAATTTCATTTAAATATGATTGAAATACTACGAAAAATTGCAACGATTAACATTTACAGCGTCATCATAGCCGCTATTTGTTTGGCTATCGTGATTACGACGCCAAAGTTTTTACCTAAAATTCCAGGTGCTCTTCTAGGTCTTCTTGTCTCCACACTTGTAGCCATTACACTGTTCCCAGGCAAAGTTGCAACGATTGGCTCTACTTACGGTGCTATTCCGAGTAAACTGCCATCTTTTAGCTTCCCAGATTTAACATGGGATAACATTGTTATGCTATTTCCGGCTGCCTGCGTAATTGCGATGCTTGGAGGTATTGAATCTCTCCTATCAGCTGTTGTTGCTGATAATATGGCCAAAACCAAACATAATAGCAATAAAGAGCTTGTGGGCCAAGGAATTGCTAATATCGCTACCTCGCTATTTGGCGGAATCCCAGCAACTGGTGCCATTGCCAGAACAGCTACCAATATCAAAAACGGCGCAGCTTCTCCGTTATCAGGGGTCATACACGGCTTAGTTGTTTTACTGGTCCTTGTGATGCTTGCTCCTTATGCATCAAACATTCCGCTGGCAAGTATGGCACCTATTTTAATGTTTGTGGCTTGGAATATGAGTGAGCGTAAAGAATTTGCTCATATTTTAAAAACCAAGTCAGCTGATTCATTTGTACTTGTAGCTACGTTTTTATTGACTGTTTTAATGGATTTAACGACAGGCGTTGGAGTAGGTTTACTTTTAGCTATCGTGATGTTTGTGAAACGAATGAGCGGATCGCTGAAGATTTCAAAGGTTCTGGCTGATACATCTGAAAAAGCACACAAACCTGAGATCATGGAATATACCATGCAAGGATCTCTTTTCTTTGGATCTGCCGAAGTGATAGAAGATTCGTTTGATAACATTGTTGAAGCGAAACCGAAAGTTCTGCTGCTTCGAATGAGCCAAGTATCGTTTATTGATACATCTGGAGAAGCTTTACTATCAAAGGTTGTAGAACGTTTGAAAGATTCACATAGCCAAGTCGTTATTTCTGGTTTACAGCACCAGCCGAAAGAAATGTTAAAGTCAACTGGTCTATATGATAAGATTGGTGAAAAAAACATATTTTCTTCCGAACCACCCGTGAGTAAGATTAAGGCTCGTCATAGAATCGCTACTACGTAA
- a CDS encoding beta-class carbonic anhydrase: MTCLSEVLKFNEKFVTNNQFEAFQTSKFPNKKIVILTCMDTRLLELLPKAMGLKNGDAKIVKNAGAVISHPFGSVMRSILVAVYALQADEVCVIGHHECGMTGMKAEAILASAEQRGISTEQISNLKYAGIDLEAWLTGFECVEDSVENSVDMIRNHPLLPKDVLVSGMVIHPSTGKLEVVVNGYSQDPTETVSS, encoded by the coding sequence ATGACTTGTCTATCTGAAGTTTTAAAGTTTAATGAAAAATTTGTAACAAACAATCAATTTGAGGCTTTTCAAACATCCAAATTTCCTAACAAAAAAATAGTAATCTTAACTTGTATGGATACACGTTTGTTAGAATTACTTCCTAAAGCCATGGGGCTAAAAAATGGAGATGCAAAAATAGTTAAAAATGCCGGAGCTGTTATCTCACATCCCTTTGGCAGCGTCATGAGAAGTATCTTAGTTGCCGTCTACGCGCTACAAGCTGATGAAGTATGTGTCATCGGTCATCATGAATGTGGAATGACGGGCATGAAAGCTGAAGCTATTTTAGCCTCTGCTGAGCAAAGAGGGATTAGCACAGAACAGATTAGTAATCTAAAATATGCTGGTATTGATTTAGAAGCATGGCTGACTGGGTTTGAGTGTGTAGAAGATAGTGTCGAAAACAGTGTGGATATGATTCGAAACCACCCTTTACTACCGAAAGACGTACTTGTTTCTGGAATGGTTATTCATCCCTCAACAGGAAAGCTTGAGGTTGTTGTAAACGGCTATTCTCAAGACCCAACTGAAACCGTAAGCTCATGA
- a CDS encoding MerR family transcriptional regulator, giving the protein MYLIDDVTKMTGLTKRALRYYEEIGLILPPQRTKGNARIYSEEEVKELRKVAEAKEVLGFSLQELQQFMSLKRMIEERSEQQGLSAKEITQIENLLENQIKMIEFKVVKMQAFKTELKEMRESAMAIHEKTKTKGEMKEWKDSIQITD; this is encoded by the coding sequence ATGTATCTAATCGATGACGTGACGAAAATGACCGGTTTGACCAAGCGTGCTCTTCGGTATTATGAAGAGATTGGACTCATTTTGCCCCCGCAGCGTACAAAAGGAAATGCACGAATTTATTCGGAAGAAGAGGTAAAGGAACTAAGAAAAGTAGCAGAAGCAAAAGAAGTTCTCGGTTTTTCTTTACAGGAACTGCAGCAGTTTATGTCGTTGAAAAGAATGATTGAAGAAAGAAGTGAGCAGCAAGGATTATCAGCGAAAGAGATAACTCAAATAGAAAATTTGCTGGAAAATCAAATCAAGATGATTGAATTTAAAGTTGTTAAAATGCAGGCATTTAAAACAGAATTAAAGGAAATGCGAGAATCTGCTATGGCAATACATGAAAAAACAAAAACAAAAGGAGAGATGAAAGAGTGGAAGGACAGCATTCAAATAACCGATTAG